From Amycolatopsis sp. WQ 127309:
GCGTGGATCGGCGTCGGCGACATCGATCTGTTCCACGACGAAGACGCCGAGTACGCCCGCCGCCTGCGCGCGGCGGGCGTGGACACGACCGTCCACGTGGTGCCGGGCGCGCCGCACGGGTTCGAGGCCTGGGCCCCGGACACCGGCTTCGCCCGGGTGTACCTCGCCACCGCGCGGAAGTGGCTGAGCCGCTTCGCCTGAGCCCCGGCCGGCCGCCGAGGAGCCGAGCCGGTGTACGGCGTGCCTGGCCAGGGACGTCCGGCGGGCGGGGGCTCCGTAAGGTGAAGGCAGCCGAGCACGGGGGAGACGAGGTGGCAGAGATGAACGTGAAGGCCGTCCGGGCGGAGCGCGCGAGCGCCACTCGGGAGTCCATCCTCGTCACGGCGGAGCGGCTGTTCGCCGAGCACGGGGTGCAGGTGGTGTCCAACCGGCACATCAGCGAGGCCGCGGGCCAGGGCAACAACGCCGCCGTCAACTACCACTTCGGCACCAAAACCGACCTGGTCCGCGCGATCGTCCGCAAGCACTCCGAGCGCGTCGAGAAGCTGCGCGCCGAGCTCGCCGGAGCCATCGACGGCCCGGGCGAGCTGCGTGACTGGGTGGCCTGCCTGATCCGCCCGACCACGACGTACCTGCAGGAGCTGGGCTCCCCGACGTGGTTCGCCCGCTTCACCGCCCAGGTGCTGACCGACCCGGCCCTGCGCGCGATCATCGCCGAGGAGTCGCTGACCTCACCGGTCCTCGCGAAGGTGGTCGCGGGGCTCAACCGGAGCCTGTCGGTCCTGCCGCCGGACGTCCGGGCCGAGCGCGGCGACATGGCACGTCAGCTGATGATCCACATGACGGCGGAGCGCGAGCGCGCCCTGGCCGAGGACACCGCGACCCCCCGCGCGACCTGGTACGACGCCGGCACCGGCCTGATCGACGCGGTCACCGGCCTGCTCTTGGCCCCGGTGACCGCCGCTCCCTGACCGGGTTCGTCCGCGCGGATGGACCGGACCGTCCCGGTTCGTCGCCGCGCACCAACGGCTCCGCCGGAATCCCTCCTATCGTCGCCACGACCCGAGTACGTGACGACGAGGAGGCGCAGCGGTGCGGACACTCTTGCGGGGCGGGCGGGTCGTCGACCCCGGGACCGGGTTCGACGGCGTCGCCGACGTGCTCCTGGACGACGGCAAGGTCGCCGCCGTCGGGAGCGGGCTCGACGCGCCCGCCGTGGTGGACGTCAGCGGGCTCGTCGTCGGGCCCGGGTTCGTCGACCTGCACAGCCACGTGCACTCCGTCGCCGGGCAGCGGCTGCAGGCGCTGGACGGCGTGACCACCGCGCTCGACCTCGAAGCCGGCCTGATGCCCCTCGAACGGGCTTACGCCGAGGCCGCCGCGGCCGGGCGGCCGCTGAACTACGGCTTCTCCGCCTGCTGGGCCGCCGCGCGGGCGCAGGTGCTGGCCGGGATCGAGCCGGACGCGCAGATCGACAGCGGCCTGGCCGTGCTGGGCAACCCCTTGTGGCAACGGTCGTCGTCGCCGGAAGAACTCGCCGCCTGGCTGTCCCTTGTGGAGGGTGAGCTGGCCGCCGGCGCGCTCGGCATCGGCGTCCTGATGGGGTACGCGCCCGCGACCGAGCCCGGCGAGTTCCTGGCCGTCGCGCACCTCGCCGCGAAGGCCGGCGTGCCGACCTACACGCACGTCCGCGAGCTGGTCGAGGTCGACCCGGCGATCCCGGTCGACGGCTCCGAGGAGATCGTCATCGCCGCGGCCGAGACCGGCGCGGCCATGCACCACTGCCACGTCAACAGCACCTCCGGCCACCACCTCGACCGCGTCCTGGCCACCCTGGAGAAGTCCC
This genomic window contains:
- a CDS encoding amidohydrolase family protein; this encodes MRTLLRGGRVVDPGTGFDGVADVLLDDGKVAAVGSGLDAPAVVDVSGLVVGPGFVDLHSHVHSVAGQRLQALDGVTTALDLEAGLMPLERAYAEAAAAGRPLNYGFSACWAAARAQVLAGIEPDAQIDSGLAVLGNPLWQRSSSPEELAAWLSLVEGELAAGALGIGVLMGYAPATEPGEFLAVAHLAAKAGVPTYTHVRELVEVDPAIPVDGSEEIVIAAAETGAAMHHCHVNSTSGHHLDRVLATLEKSRRAGSRVTVEAYPYGAGSTAVGAAFIEPDRLRLRGLSPSSVVILETGERVADEARLRQLREADPGAPCLLEFLDEDNPRDQATLRQALAFPDSIVASDAMPVYWTDGRTESTEWPLPPGGTTHPRTAGTFAKTLRLMVRETGAWTWLEAFRRCAYLPSRLLDDVAPAARGKGHLGVGADADVVVLDPATITDAATYADPTRPSQGVRHLFVGGVAVVGDGELRTSAFPGKPLRGEPR
- a CDS encoding TetR/AcrR family transcriptional regulator, whose translation is MNVKAVRAERASATRESILVTAERLFAEHGVQVVSNRHISEAAGQGNNAAVNYHFGTKTDLVRAIVRKHSERVEKLRAELAGAIDGPGELRDWVACLIRPTTTYLQELGSPTWFARFTAQVLTDPALRAIIAEESLTSPVLAKVVAGLNRSLSVLPPDVRAERGDMARQLMIHMTAERERALAEDTATPRATWYDAGTGLIDAVTGLLLAPVTAAP